The following proteins are encoded in a genomic region of Vibrio tasmaniensis:
- a CDS encoding PTS transporter subunit EIIC — MLDSFKSGLSKLSLIGKALMLPISILPAAGLLLAFGAKLDIPLMMRAGGVIFDNLALLFAVGAAVGLTKESGIAALAAIVAMVVMNATMGVALGITPEMAMGGGRYAMVMGIPSLQTGVFGGLIAGILAAVMYQRFYDTKLPDFLGFFAGKRFVPIVTAFSAFLIGLVLPHIWSYIQSGIDALSHMANGGNMYVSTFIYGFMERALIPVGLHHIFYSPYWFSFGEYTTAAGTIVNGDHTIWFKMLEDGVKTFSTSEYQEAGKFLSGNFAIYMFAFPAACLAMYHEANDKNKKIAAGILGSAALTSFVTGITEPVEFAFIFVAPLLYVFSAIMAGVSYAVTYALDVHIGKTFSAGIIDFVSFGVLPAMDGFKTNWINVILWGLTMAAIYYTVFRFAIRKFNLKTVGREDTQSKAITLDNEDLASEITILIGGAANITSIGACITRLRLQIKDQALVNEQGIKDLGAMGVIKVGSSGLQIILGSRAQFVADLMSERTGESPSALSTNPS, encoded by the coding sequence ATGCTAGATAGTTTTAAAAGCGGCTTATCTAAGCTTTCCTTAATTGGTAAAGCATTGATGTTGCCCATATCTATATTACCCGCTGCGGGGTTATTACTTGCCTTCGGTGCTAAGCTCGACATTCCCCTAATGATGCGTGCTGGTGGCGTTATATTTGATAACTTAGCCTTACTGTTTGCGGTAGGAGCCGCGGTTGGTTTGACTAAGGAGTCAGGGATTGCCGCTTTAGCCGCGATTGTCGCTATGGTCGTGATGAATGCGACAATGGGGGTGGCGCTCGGTATTACACCTGAGATGGCGATGGGAGGTGGTCGTTATGCAATGGTGATGGGTATTCCTTCATTGCAAACGGGTGTCTTTGGCGGACTCATTGCAGGTATCCTCGCAGCCGTTATGTATCAACGTTTTTATGATACTAAGCTGCCTGATTTCCTTGGTTTCTTTGCCGGTAAACGCTTTGTGCCGATTGTGACTGCGTTTTCTGCATTCCTAATTGGTTTAGTTTTACCCCATATTTGGTCATATATTCAATCAGGTATTGATGCGCTATCGCATATGGCGAATGGCGGAAACATGTACGTCTCAACTTTCATCTACGGATTTATGGAGCGCGCTTTAATTCCAGTTGGTCTCCATCATATTTTTTATAGCCCTTATTGGTTCTCTTTCGGTGAGTACACAACTGCCGCGGGTACTATTGTAAATGGCGATCATACAATTTGGTTTAAAATGCTTGAAGATGGAGTAAAAACGTTCTCAACCAGTGAATACCAAGAAGCAGGCAAATTCCTATCGGGTAATTTTGCTATCTATATGTTTGCTTTCCCTGCTGCATGTTTAGCTATGTATCATGAAGCGAATGATAAAAATAAAAAAATTGCAGCAGGTATTTTAGGCTCTGCTGCTCTTACCTCTTTTGTTACAGGTATAACAGAACCCGTTGAATTTGCTTTTATCTTTGTCGCACCTTTGCTTTATGTGTTTTCTGCAATCATGGCGGGGGTGTCTTACGCGGTGACTTATGCGTTGGATGTTCATATTGGTAAAACCTTCTCAGCCGGCATTATTGATTTCGTGTCTTTTGGTGTTCTTCCCGCTATGGATGGGTTCAAAACTAACTGGATCAATGTGATTCTTTGGGGGCTAACCATGGCCGCTATTTATTACACGGTTTTCCGTTTTGCTATTCGAAAGTTCAATTTGAAAACAGTAGGACGTGAGGATACTCAAAGTAAGGCGATCACTTTGGACAATGAAGATTTAGCTAGTGAAATCACAATCTTGATTGGTGGTGCCGCTAACATTACTTCGATAGGAGCATGTATTACGAGATTGCGTTTACAGATTAAAGATCAGGCTCTTGTTAATGAACAAGGAATCAAAGACCTAGGTGCTATGGGGGTCATAAAAGTAGGTTCAAGTGGCCTGCAAATTATTTTGGGCTCAAGAGCTCAATTTGTGGCTGATCTTATGAGTGAAAGAACTGGTGAGTCACCAAGTGCACTATCAACTAACCCAAGTTAA
- the epd gene encoding erythrose-4-phosphate dehydrogenase: MLKVAINGFGRIGRNVLRAVYESGKSQQIKVVAVNELAQPDAMAHLLQYDTSHGRFGKKISNDQEHIYVHHGIGAEDKGEFDTIRILHLADIELLPWRDLEVDIVLDCTGVYGCRDDGLAHIAAGAKKVLFSHPGANDLDNTIIYGVNHDTIEADHRIVSNGSCTTNCIVPIIKVLDDAFGIESGTITTIHSSMNDQQVIDAYHSDLRRTRAASQSIIPVDTKLHKGIERIFPKFSNKFEAISVRVPTVNVTAMDLSVTINTNVKVNDVNQTIVNASQCTLHNIVDYTEAPLVSIDFNHDPHSAIVDGSQTRVSNGTLVKMLVWCDNEWGFANRMLDTVLAMQASEGKK; this comes from the coding sequence ATGCTAAAAGTCGCGATAAATGGATTTGGACGAATAGGGCGTAATGTATTACGCGCTGTCTATGAAAGTGGCAAAAGCCAACAAATCAAAGTAGTAGCGGTCAATGAGCTTGCTCAGCCTGACGCTATGGCTCACCTATTGCAGTACGACACCAGTCACGGCCGCTTCGGCAAGAAAATATCTAACGATCAAGAGCACATCTATGTGCATCATGGCATTGGTGCTGAAGATAAAGGCGAGTTTGATACGATTCGTATCTTACATCTGGCTGATATTGAGCTGTTGCCTTGGCGTGATCTTGAAGTCGATATTGTTCTCGATTGTACTGGTGTTTACGGTTGCCGAGATGACGGCCTAGCGCACATCGCTGCTGGAGCTAAAAAGGTACTGTTTTCACACCCTGGTGCTAACGACCTTGATAACACCATTATTTATGGTGTAAATCACGATACTATCGAAGCTGACCACCGAATCGTTTCCAACGGTTCATGCACCACTAACTGTATTGTCCCTATCATTAAAGTGCTTGATGATGCCTTTGGTATTGAGTCAGGTACCATTACGACCATTCACTCTTCAATGAATGATCAACAAGTTATCGATGCGTACCATAGCGACCTTCGTCGAACTCGAGCGGCAAGCCAATCTATCATTCCTGTCGATACCAAGTTACATAAAGGTATAGAAAGAATCTTCCCGAAATTTTCTAACAAGTTCGAAGCTATATCTGTGCGTGTGCCGACGGTAAACGTAACCGCGATGGATTTAAGTGTCACAATTAATACAAATGTGAAAGTTAATGACGTAAATCAAACCATTGTTAATGCTTCCCAGTGTACATTACACAATATAGTTGACTATACTGAAGCGCCGCTCGTTTCCATCGACTTTAATCACGATCCCCATAGCGCAATCGTTGATGGTTCACAAACTCGAGTGAGCAATGGCACCTTAGTGAAAATGCTGGTGTGGTGTGACAATGAATGGGGCTTTGCGAACCGAATGCTGGATACGGTTCTTGCAATGCAAGCTTCTGAAGGCAAGAAGTAA
- a CDS encoding phosphoglycerate kinase — MSVIKMTDLELAGKRVFIRADLNVPVKDGKVTSDARILASLPTIKLCLEAGAKVMVTSHLGRPTEGEYNEEFSLAPVVNYLNDALDCDVKLAKDYVNGLELNAGELTVLENVRFNKGEKKNEEALSKQYAALCDIFVMDAFGTAHRAQASTHGVGTYAPVACAGPLLAAELEALGKAMDNPARPLVAIVGGSKVSTKLTVLESLSKIADQLVVGGGIANTFIAAEGHNVGKSLYEADLVETAQKLMKECAIPVATDVACAKAFDENAEAEIKHVSEVQDDDMIFDLGPDSTAALAEIIGNAKTILWNGPVGVFEFKNFEAGTAGISKAIADSEGFSVAGGGDTLAAIDKFGIKADVSYISTGGGAFLEFVEGKVLPAVAMLEERAKA, encoded by the coding sequence ATGTCTGTGATCAAGATGACTGACCTGGAACTTGCAGGTAAACGCGTATTCATCCGTGCTGACCTAAACGTACCAGTAAAAGACGGTAAAGTAACTTCAGATGCACGTATCCTTGCATCTCTACCAACTATCAAACTTTGCCTAGAAGCTGGCGCAAAAGTTATGGTTACTTCTCACCTTGGTCGTCCTACTGAAGGCGAGTACAACGAAGAGTTCTCTCTAGCTCCTGTAGTTAACTACCTAAACGACGCACTAGACTGTGACGTTAAACTAGCGAAAGATTACGTAAATGGTCTTGAGCTAAATGCTGGTGAACTAACTGTTCTTGAAAACGTTCGCTTTAACAAAGGCGAGAAGAAGAACGAAGAAGCTCTTTCTAAGCAATACGCTGCACTATGTGACATCTTCGTAATGGATGCATTCGGTACAGCTCACCGTGCTCAAGCTTCTACACACGGCGTTGGTACTTACGCTCCTGTAGCATGTGCTGGTCCTCTTCTAGCTGCTGAGCTTGAAGCGCTTGGTAAAGCAATGGACAACCCAGCTCGCCCACTAGTGGCTATCGTTGGTGGTTCTAAAGTTTCTACTAAACTAACAGTTCTAGAATCTCTTTCTAAAATCGCTGACCAACTTGTTGTTGGTGGTGGTATCGCGAACACGTTCATCGCTGCTGAAGGCCACAACGTAGGTAAGTCTCTATACGAAGCTGACCTAGTTGAAACGGCTCAGAAGCTAATGAAAGAGTGTGCTATCCCAGTAGCAACTGACGTTGCATGTGCTAAAGCATTTGACGAAAACGCAGAAGCTGAAATCAAGCACGTTTCTGAAGTTCAAGACGACGACATGATCTTCGACCTTGGCCCAGATTCAACTGCAGCTCTAGCTGAAATCATCGGCAACGCGAAAACGATTCTTTGGAACGGCCCTGTAGGTGTATTCGAATTCAAGAACTTCGAAGCGGGTACAGCTGGTATTTCTAAAGCAATCGCTGACTCTGAAGGTTTCTCAGTAGCAGGCGGTGGTGACACACTAGCAGCTATCGACAAGTTCGGTATCAAAGCAGATGTTTCTTACATCTCTACTGGCGGCGGTGCTTTCCTTGAGTTTGTTGAAGGTAAAGTACTTCCTGCAGTAGCAATGCTTGAAGAGCGTGCTAAAGCGTAA
- the fbaA gene encoding class II fructose-bisphosphate aldolase: MSKIFDFVKPGVISGDDVQKVFEVAKANKFALPAVNVINTDTINAVLEAAAKAKAPVVVQFSNGGAAFFAGKGVKLEGQGAQILGAVAGAKYVHAVAESYGVPVILHTDHAAKKLLPWIDGLLDAGEEFFAQTGKPLFSSHMLDLSEESLEENIETCAAYLARMAKLNMTIEIELGCTGGEEDGVDNSDMDASELYTSPEDVAYAYEKLNAVSPRFTIAASFGNVHGVYQAGNVVLTPTILRDSQAHCAEKFGIAADALNFVFHGGSGSSEAEIQESIGYGVIKMNIDTDTQWASWDGVRTYEAENRDFLQGQIGNPTGEAAPNKKFYDPRVWLRAGQSSMVTRLEKAFADLNAVDVL, encoded by the coding sequence ATGTCTAAGATCTTCGATTTTGTAAAACCTGGTGTAATTTCTGGCGATGACGTACAGAAAGTATTTGAAGTAGCAAAAGCAAACAAATTTGCTCTTCCTGCAGTAAACGTAATCAACACTGATACTATCAACGCTGTTCTTGAAGCTGCTGCTAAAGCTAAAGCTCCAGTTGTTGTTCAGTTCTCTAACGGCGGCGCTGCATTCTTCGCTGGTAAAGGCGTTAAACTTGAAGGTCAAGGCGCACAAATTCTTGGCGCTGTAGCTGGTGCAAAATACGTTCACGCAGTAGCAGAATCTTACGGTGTTCCAGTTATTCTTCACACTGACCACGCTGCTAAGAAACTTCTTCCATGGATCGACGGTCTACTAGACGCTGGTGAAGAGTTCTTCGCTCAAACTGGTAAGCCACTATTCTCTTCTCACATGCTAGACCTTTCTGAAGAGTCTCTAGAAGAGAACATCGAAACATGTGCAGCTTACTTAGCTCGCATGGCTAAACTAAACATGACAATCGAGATTGAACTTGGTTGTACTGGTGGTGAAGAAGACGGCGTTGATAACTCTGATATGGACGCATCTGAGCTTTACACTTCTCCTGAAGATGTTGCATACGCATACGAGAAACTAAACGCTGTTAGCCCACGTTTCACTATCGCTGCTTCTTTCGGTAACGTACACGGTGTTTACCAAGCTGGTAACGTTGTTCTTACTCCAACTATCCTACGCGACTCTCAAGCACACTGTGCTGAGAAATTCGGTATTGCAGCTGACGCACTAAACTTCGTATTCCACGGCGGTTCAGGTTCTTCAGAAGCTGAAATCCAAGAGTCTATCGGTTACGGTGTTATCAAAATGAACATCGATACTGATACTCAGTGGGCTTCATGGGATGGCGTTCGTACTTACGAAGCTGAGAACCGTGACTTCCTTCAAGGTCAAATCGGTAACCCAACTGGCGAAGCTGCGCCAAACAAGAAGTTCTACGATCCACGCGTATGGCTACGTGCTGGTCAGTCTTCAATGGTTACTCGTCTTGAGAAAGCATTCGCTGACCTTAATGCTGTAGACGTACTATAA
- the mscS gene encoding small-conductance mechanosensitive channel MscS — translation MADSSTAIETPLVDGLSHAEQWLTNNSDLFIQYGVNIISALIILFIGNIIVKAVANSVSKVLQKKKMDRAVVEFVHGLVRYLLFVIVLIAALGRLGVQTASVVAVIGAAGLAVGLALQGSLSNFAAGVLIVAFRPFKSGDYVEIGGVAGSVDSIQIFQTVLTTPDNKMVVVPNGSVIGSPITNYSRHDTRRIDLMIGVSYNADLQKTKALLTKICESDERVLKEPGVQVGVHTLADSSVNFVVRPWVSTADYWNVYFDLMQAIKEGLDNEGIEIPFPQMDVHMNKVEA, via the coding sequence ATGGCTGATAGTTCGACAGCGATTGAGACCCCACTTGTGGATGGCCTGTCTCACGCAGAACAGTGGTTAACAAATAACTCAGATCTGTTTATTCAATACGGTGTAAACATTATCTCAGCACTGATAATTCTATTTATTGGTAACATTATTGTAAAAGCGGTAGCGAATAGCGTGTCTAAGGTTCTTCAGAAGAAGAAAATGGACCGAGCAGTTGTGGAGTTTGTCCACGGTTTAGTTCGTTACTTGTTGTTTGTTATTGTTTTAATTGCTGCACTTGGTCGTTTAGGCGTTCAAACTGCGTCTGTAGTTGCTGTTATTGGTGCGGCTGGTTTAGCGGTAGGCTTAGCGCTGCAAGGCTCACTATCTAACTTTGCAGCGGGTGTACTTATCGTTGCATTCCGTCCATTCAAGTCTGGTGACTACGTGGAAATTGGTGGTGTAGCGGGTTCAGTTGATTCAATTCAGATCTTCCAAACTGTTTTAACAACACCAGACAACAAAATGGTTGTAGTACCTAACGGAAGCGTTATTGGTAGCCCAATTACTAACTACTCTCGTCATGATACGCGTCGTATTGATCTAATGATTGGTGTTTCTTACAACGCCGATCTTCAGAAGACAAAAGCGCTACTGACTAAGATCTGTGAATCTGATGAGCGTGTACTGAAAGAGCCTGGTGTTCAAGTTGGTGTTCACACGCTAGCTGACTCTTCAGTTAATTTTGTTGTTCGTCCATGGGTTAGCACTGCTGACTACTGGAATGTTTATTTCGACCTTATGCAAGCTATCAAAGAAGGCTTGGATAACGAAGGTATCGAAATCCCATTCCCGCAAATGGATGTACACATGAATAAAGTAGAAGCTTAA
- a CDS encoding LysE/ArgO family amino acid transporter, translating to MSFWVLLQGFGLGASMIIPIGAQNAYVLNQGIKRNHHLTTATICSLLDTLFISLGIFGGGAILSQNELLLTSVTLGGIAFLTVYGLLSLRSAFKTRTSDESKGEVLARGKRTVILGALAVTVLNPHLYLDTVVILGSIGGQFEGNDRIAFAMGTILASFVWFYSLSLGAAKLGPTLSKPKVKKGIDITVAAMMFTIAAVLTNGLIEQYG from the coding sequence ATGAGTTTTTGGGTTTTATTACAAGGTTTTGGTCTAGGGGCAAGTATGATAATCCCGATAGGCGCACAAAATGCGTACGTCCTAAATCAAGGAATAAAACGCAATCATCATTTAACGACTGCAACGATTTGTAGCCTGCTCGATACCCTGTTTATCTCATTGGGTATTTTTGGTGGCGGAGCGATTCTATCTCAAAATGAATTGCTGCTTACCTCGGTAACATTAGGCGGTATCGCTTTTCTAACGGTATATGGTTTACTATCACTGCGTAGTGCATTCAAAACGCGCACCAGTGATGAATCAAAAGGTGAGGTATTGGCTCGTGGCAAGCGCACCGTTATTTTGGGTGCATTGGCAGTAACAGTATTAAACCCACATCTCTATTTAGATACTGTAGTAATTCTTGGGTCTATTGGTGGGCAATTTGAAGGCAACGACAGAATTGCTTTTGCTATGGGAACTATCTTAGCTTCATTCGTGTGGTTTTATTCTTTGTCATTGGGCGCAGCAAAGCTAGGTCCAACGCTATCGAAACCTAAAGTTAAGAAAGGAATCGACATCACAGTGGCAGCTATGATGTTTACTATTGCTGCTGTACTTACCAATGGGCTCATTGAGCAGTACGGGTAA
- a CDS encoding LysR family transcriptional regulator ArgP, translating into MRGLDYKWIEALDAVVKQRSFERAAEQLYISQSAVSQRIKQLEKWLAQPALVRESPPRPTPAGKKLLGLYRRVRLLEHELVPELMNEEGAQPLSISIATNADSLATWLLPALSDVMKSRQVELNLAIHGESRTIEKIKSGEVAGAISLEPQAIPGCSADYLGRMDYVCVASPDFHQRYFSEGVNYTTLSKAPAVSYDQYDDLHKKFLHDHFNVPRDSVINHTVGSSEAFVRLALSGVAYCLIPRLQIIDELESGALIDITPGFLLSYRIYWHHWQLESGVLKEVSQAILSFAHNHLPQ; encoded by the coding sequence ATGCGTGGATTGGATTATAAATGGATAGAAGCACTGGATGCCGTGGTGAAACAACGCAGCTTTGAGAGGGCTGCGGAGCAGTTATACATCTCCCAATCAGCGGTGTCTCAACGTATCAAACAGCTAGAAAAGTGGTTAGCCCAACCTGCTCTTGTTAGAGAAAGTCCACCAAGGCCTACACCAGCAGGAAAAAAACTGTTGGGTTTGTATCGTCGGGTTCGCTTGTTAGAGCACGAGCTTGTGCCTGAGTTAATGAATGAAGAGGGTGCTCAGCCACTATCGATATCCATAGCCACCAACGCTGATAGTTTGGCGACATGGTTGTTACCAGCACTGTCGGATGTGATGAAGTCTCGTCAAGTCGAGTTGAACCTCGCGATTCATGGTGAGTCTAGAACCATTGAAAAAATAAAAAGCGGTGAGGTTGCCGGTGCGATCAGTTTGGAGCCCCAAGCGATTCCTGGATGCAGTGCTGATTACCTCGGTAGGATGGATTATGTGTGTGTGGCGAGCCCTGACTTTCATCAGCGTTACTTCTCTGAGGGCGTTAACTACACCACCTTAAGCAAGGCGCCTGCGGTTTCCTATGATCAATACGATGATCTGCATAAGAAATTTCTGCATGATCATTTCAATGTACCCAGAGACAGTGTGATTAACCATACGGTCGGCAGTTCAGAAGCATTTGTGCGATTGGCATTATCGGGTGTTGCCTATTGCTTGATTCCTCGATTACAGATCATCGACGAGCTAGAGTCCGGTGCTTTGATTGATATTACACCGGGCTTTCTGCTGTCTTATCGCATCTATTGGCACCATTGGCAGCTTGAGAGCGGGGTGCTAAAAGAGGTATCCCAAGCGATATTAAGTTTTGCTCACAATCACTTACCTCAGTAA
- a CDS encoding oxidative stress defense protein: MKFVPKMLATSLTLTAALSAVSFPSLADSPSFPHISTTGYGEVIATPDMATFSVRVVESTMTAEQAKSTVDKVVTGFLNKLHQAGVDEASVHSSNLYLSPQYHYPKNGKPELVGYRASRNVTVQVNELANLNEYMDIAIGQGINQIDNIQLQVRDQAKYQEQARLEAIKDARSKAKSLASGFERELGDVWRVDYNAQSSQPVLMRSMAMDARTESNSYEDSTITIRDRVNVIYQLEE; this comes from the coding sequence ATGAAGTTTGTACCAAAGATGTTAGCAACGTCTCTTACTCTTACTGCAGCGTTGAGTGCTGTGAGCTTTCCATCACTGGCTGACTCCCCATCCTTTCCGCATATTTCAACAACAGGTTATGGTGAAGTCATCGCAACACCAGATATGGCGACATTCTCAGTGAGAGTGGTTGAGTCAACGATGACGGCTGAACAGGCTAAAAGTACTGTTGATAAAGTGGTAACGGGTTTTCTTAATAAGCTGCATCAAGCCGGCGTAGATGAGGCGAGCGTACACAGCTCGAACCTGTATTTATCTCCTCAATATCATTACCCGAAAAATGGCAAACCTGAACTGGTTGGTTACCGTGCGTCACGTAATGTGACCGTTCAAGTGAATGAGTTAGCGAATCTCAATGAGTATATGGATATTGCTATTGGGCAGGGCATTAACCAGATCGATAACATCCAGCTTCAAGTTCGTGACCAAGCTAAGTATCAAGAGCAAGCACGTTTAGAAGCAATCAAAGATGCAAGGTCGAAAGCTAAGTCGCTAGCGAGTGGCTTTGAACGAGAGTTAGGTGACGTTTGGCGAGTTGACTACAACGCACAATCTTCTCAGCCTGTATTGATGCGTTCAATGGCGATGGATGCAAGAACAGAATCGAACTCTTATGAAGACTCAACGATCACCATTCGTGATCGAGTGAATGTGATCTACCAGCTAGAAGAGTAG
- the serA gene encoding phosphoglycerate dehydrogenase has translation MAKVSLEKDKIKILLLEGLHPSSVEVLQAAGYTNIEYHKGSLPEDELLEAVKDAHFIGIRSRTNISQEVIDAAEKLVAVGCFCIGTNQVNLQAAAKRGIPVFNAPFSNTRSVAELVLGQVLLLLRGIPEKNALAHRGIWKKSADNSYEARGKRLGIIGYGHIGTQLGIIAENLGMRVYFYDIENKLSLGNATQVHTMTELLNKCDVISLHVPETNETKDMMGKEEFERMKPGSIFINAARGTVVDIPALCGALDSGHLSGAAIDVFPTEPKTNADPFESPLMQFDNVILTPHVGGSTQEAQENIGVEVAGKLAKYSDNGSTLSSVNFPEVSLPLHTGTSRLLHIHENRPGILTQINTIFAEEGINIAGQYLQTAADMGYVVIDVEADRSEEALLKLKEIEGTIRARLLH, from the coding sequence ATGGCCAAAGTTTCACTGGAAAAAGACAAAATTAAAATCCTACTTCTAGAAGGTCTTCACCCTTCTTCTGTAGAAGTACTGCAAGCCGCTGGTTACACAAACATTGAGTACCACAAAGGCTCACTACCTGAAGATGAACTTCTTGAAGCAGTTAAAGATGCTCACTTCATTGGTATCCGTTCTCGCACCAACATCTCCCAAGAAGTTATTGATGCGGCTGAAAAGCTGGTTGCCGTCGGTTGTTTCTGTATTGGTACTAACCAAGTCAACCTTCAAGCAGCAGCTAAGCGCGGTATCCCTGTTTTCAATGCACCGTTCTCAAACACTCGAAGCGTTGCTGAACTCGTTCTAGGTCAGGTTCTATTACTGCTTCGCGGTATCCCAGAGAAGAATGCTCTTGCTCACCGTGGTATCTGGAAAAAGAGTGCAGACAACTCTTACGAGGCTCGTGGTAAGCGTTTAGGTATTATTGGCTACGGTCACATCGGGACTCAGCTAGGTATTATTGCTGAAAACCTGGGTATGCGTGTTTACTTTTACGATATCGAAAACAAGCTGTCTCTAGGTAATGCCACTCAAGTTCATACGATGACCGAGTTGCTGAATAAGTGTGACGTGATCTCTTTACACGTACCTGAAACCAATGAAACTAAAGACATGATGGGTAAAGAAGAGTTCGAGCGCATGAAGCCTGGTTCTATCTTTATCAATGCAGCTCGTGGCACGGTAGTTGACATCCCTGCTCTGTGTGGCGCTCTGGATTCTGGTCACCTTTCTGGTGCAGCTATCGATGTATTCCCAACAGAACCAAAAACCAATGCTGACCCATTTGAGTCACCATTGATGCAGTTCGACAACGTGATTCTAACGCCTCACGTGGGTGGTTCAACTCAAGAAGCACAAGAGAACATCGGCGTTGAAGTTGCTGGTAAACTAGCGAAATACTCTGATAACGGCTCTACGCTATCAAGTGTTAACTTCCCAGAGGTATCACTGCCACTGCATACAGGCACATCTCGCTTGCTACACATTCACGAAAACCGCCCAGGTATCCTAACTCAGATCAACACCATCTTCGCTGAAGAAGGCATCAACATCGCGGGTCAGTATCTACAGACTGCGGCAGATATGGGTTATGTAGTTATCGATGTAGAAGCGGATCGTTCTGAAGAAGCACTGCTTAAGTTGAAAGAGATCGAAGGCACAATCCGTGCTCGTCTACTTCACTAA
- the rpiA gene encoding ribose-5-phosphate isomerase RpiA → MTQDEMKKAAGWAALQYVEEGSIVGVGTGSTVNHFIDALGTMKDKIKGAVSSSVASTEKLEALEIKVFECNDVFKLDVYVDGADEINASRDMIKGGGAALTREKIVAAISDKFICIVDGTKAVDVLGKFPLPVEVIPMARSYVARELVKLGGDPVYREGCTTDNGNVILDVYGMAIENPKQLEDIINGIAGVVTVGLFAHRGADVVITGTPEGAKIEE, encoded by the coding sequence ATGACTCAAGATGAAATGAAAAAAGCAGCGGGCTGGGCAGCACTTCAATATGTTGAAGAAGGCAGCATTGTAGGTGTAGGTACTGGCTCAACAGTAAATCACTTCATCGACGCACTTGGCACAATGAAAGACAAAATCAAAGGTGCGGTTTCAAGCTCTGTAGCCTCTACTGAAAAACTAGAAGCACTAGAAATCAAAGTATTCGAATGCAACGACGTATTCAAGCTAGACGTCTATGTTGATGGTGCTGACGAGATTAACGCTTCACGCGATATGATCAAAGGCGGCGGCGCTGCTTTGACTCGTGAAAAAATCGTAGCAGCTATCTCTGATAAGTTTATTTGTATCGTTGATGGTACCAAAGCCGTTGATGTGTTGGGTAAATTCCCACTGCCTGTTGAAGTTATCCCAATGGCACGTTCATACGTTGCACGTGAACTCGTAAAACTTGGTGGTGACCCAGTTTACCGCGAAGGCTGCACAACCGATAACGGCAACGTGATCTTAGATGTGTACGGCATGGCGATTGAAAACCCGAAACAACTAGAAGATATCATCAATGGTATTGCTGGTGTGGTGACGGTTGGCCTGTTCGCTCACCGTGGTGCTGATGTGGTTATCACAGGCACGCCTGAAGGTGCAAAAATCGAAGAATAA
- a CDS encoding 5-formyltetrahydrofolate cyclo-ligase has protein sequence MKTLTRSEFRKQIRIKRNALSGNQQTQSGIDLVKQCSQLDEIQSAQHIALYISIDGELDTQPLIEWLWAQGKQTYLPVLHPFSAGHLLFLHYSPTTPTMLNKYGIVEPQLNQLLVKPCQQLDLILTPLVGFDSQGHRLGMGGGYYDRTLARWFETGNGATPIGLAHDCQHVDRLPIEGWDIPLPKIVTPSKTWQWENNH, from the coding sequence ATGAAGACGCTCACACGCAGCGAATTTCGCAAACAGATCCGTATCAAACGTAATGCCTTATCTGGCAACCAACAAACTCAATCCGGTATAGACTTAGTTAAGCAGTGTTCTCAGCTTGATGAGATTCAGTCAGCTCAACATATCGCCCTCTATATTTCCATTGATGGCGAACTCGATACCCAGCCTTTAATTGAATGGTTATGGGCGCAAGGCAAGCAAACTTATTTACCGGTATTACACCCCTTCTCTGCCGGCCATCTCCTGTTTCTACATTACTCTCCAACCACACCCACTATGTTGAATAAGTACGGCATCGTTGAACCTCAACTCAATCAATTACTCGTCAAGCCATGTCAGCAACTTGATCTGATTCTCACACCACTGGTGGGCTTTGACTCTCAAGGGCATCGCTTAGGCATGGGCGGCGGATATTACGATCGCACCTTGGCTCGATGGTTCGAAACGGGCAATGGCGCAACACCTATTGGCCTTGCTCACGATTGCCAACATGTCGATCGCTTACCAATTGAAGGTTGGGACATTCCGTTACCTAAAATCGTGACTCCGAGTAAAACTTGGCAATGGGAAAACAACCATTAA